A window of the Paenibacillus antri genome harbors these coding sequences:
- a CDS encoding NAD-dependent epimerase gives METVLITGAAGFIGYHTAERLLREGVRVIGIDDLNDYYDVGLKRSRLERLGATDRFSFVEGSFADKEVVDRLFQDDAFDYVVHLGAQAGVRYSLERPDKYVASNLVGFANMLEACRHRGVKHLVYASSSSVYGANVTMPFRTTDPVDHPVSLYAATKKSNELMAHTYSHLFGLPTTGLRFFTVYGPWGRPDMAYFSFTRDILAGKTIRLFNHGDMRRDFTYVDDIVEGVVRVMRRVPAPNPTWDREHPNPSGSYAPYKVYNIGNNEPVALGEFVATLEELLGVKAVVEYAPMQPGDVYATYADISELERDVGFRPSTPLREGLRRFVEWYRGYYENK, from the coding sequence ATGGAGACGGTGCTTATTACCGGCGCGGCCGGGTTTATCGGATACCATACGGCGGAGAGGCTGCTGCGGGAAGGGGTTCGCGTGATCGGCATCGACGACTTGAACGATTATTATGACGTAGGGCTGAAGCGCTCGCGGCTGGAGCGGCTGGGCGCAACGGATCGGTTCTCGTTCGTCGAGGGCTCGTTCGCGGACAAGGAGGTCGTGGATCGGCTGTTCCAAGACGACGCGTTCGATTATGTCGTTCATCTCGGCGCGCAGGCGGGCGTTCGGTACAGTCTGGAGCGTCCGGACAAATACGTGGCCTCCAATCTGGTCGGCTTCGCCAACATGCTCGAGGCGTGCCGGCACCGCGGGGTGAAGCATCTCGTCTATGCTTCGTCTAGCTCGGTATACGGAGCCAACGTGACGATGCCGTTCCGCACGACGGACCCGGTCGATCATCCGGTGAGCTTGTACGCCGCGACGAAGAAGTCTAACGAGCTGATGGCGCATACGTACAGCCACTTGTTCGGCTTGCCGACGACGGGGCTACGGTTCTTCACCGTCTACGGCCCTTGGGGGCGCCCGGATATGGCGTATTTCTCGTTCACGCGCGACATCCTCGCGGGCAAGACGATTCGGCTGTTCAACCACGGCGACATGCGCCGCGACTTCACGTACGTCGACGATATCGTCGAAGGCGTCGTGCGCGTCATGCGCCGCGTGCCGGCGCCGAACCCGACGTGGGACCGCGAGCATCCGAACCCGAGCGGCAGCTATGCGCCTTATAAGGTGTACAACATCGGCAACAACGAGCCGGTCGCGCTCGGCGAATTCGTGGCGACGCTGGAGGAGCTGCTGGGCGTCAAGGCGGTCGTCGAGTACGCGCCGATGCAGCCCGGGGACGTGTATGCGACGTACGCGGACATTTCGGAGCTCGAGCGCGACGTCGGCTTCCGCCCGAGCACGCCGCTGCGGGAGGGCTTGCGCCGCTTCGTGGAGTGGTATCGGGGGTATTACGAAAACAAGTGA
- a CDS encoding RsmF rRNA methyltransferase first C-terminal domain-containing protein, translated as MTTTEKLPEAFISKMETLLGPEAAALFASYEEPKAVGLRTNPLKTDPETLARALPFETTPVPWCETGLSCDAETAAAAAPGKHPYHAAGLYYMQEPSAMYPAAQLGAEPGERVLDLCAAPGGKTTHLGGAMAGRGLLVANEYEAKRAKALSENVERLGLTNCLVLNETPERLAARLPGFFDRILVDAPCSGEGMFRKDPEAASYWSEAHVAACARTQGAVLDAAFAMLKEGGTLVYSTCTFSPEENERAIEALLSRFPDLEPLPLPHAFGVSAGVPAWSATGDERLARTARLWPHRVRGEGHFAAKLVKRGEAPPAAAPAKKSAAGSGPSRQQLALYRAFEAQALAGTIDGDFLLLGAQLYRLPDECPALAGLRVVRPGLHLGELKKDRFEPNHALALALPAERFRHRYELRDAGERAVDAYLRGETLPSDGDRGWLAVTYDGYPLGWGKESKGTIKNFYPKGLRRIGAL; from the coding sequence GTGACGACGACGGAGAAGCTGCCGGAAGCGTTCATATCGAAAATGGAAACCCTTCTCGGCCCCGAAGCCGCAGCGCTCTTCGCAAGCTACGAAGAGCCGAAGGCCGTCGGACTGCGGACGAATCCGCTGAAGACGGATCCCGAGACGCTCGCGCGGGCGCTGCCGTTCGAGACGACGCCCGTGCCGTGGTGCGAGACGGGGCTGTCCTGCGACGCGGAGACGGCCGCGGCCGCGGCGCCGGGTAAGCACCCGTACCATGCGGCGGGGCTGTACTATATGCAGGAGCCGAGCGCGATGTATCCGGCGGCGCAGCTCGGCGCGGAGCCGGGCGAACGCGTGCTCGACCTATGCGCCGCCCCCGGCGGCAAGACGACGCATCTCGGCGGCGCGATGGCGGGACGCGGACTGCTCGTCGCGAACGAATACGAAGCGAAGCGAGCCAAGGCGTTATCGGAAAACGTCGAACGGCTCGGCCTGACGAACTGCCTCGTGCTGAACGAAACGCCGGAGCGGCTCGCGGCGCGGCTGCCGGGCTTCTTCGACCGCATCTTGGTCGACGCGCCCTGCTCCGGCGAAGGGATGTTCCGCAAGGATCCGGAGGCGGCTTCGTATTGGAGCGAGGCGCATGTCGCCGCTTGCGCGCGCACGCAAGGAGCGGTGCTCGACGCCGCGTTTGCCATGCTGAAGGAAGGCGGCACGCTCGTCTACTCGACCTGCACGTTCTCCCCCGAGGAGAACGAGCGGGCGATCGAGGCGCTGCTGTCGCGCTTCCCGGACCTAGAGCCGCTGCCGCTGCCGCACGCGTTCGGCGTCTCGGCCGGCGTGCCCGCGTGGTCCGCGACCGGCGACGAGCGGCTCGCGCGGACGGCGCGGCTGTGGCCGCATCGCGTGCGGGGCGAGGGACACTTCGCCGCGAAGCTCGTCAAGCGCGGCGAGGCGCCGCCGGCCGCAGCCCCGGCGAAGAAAAGCGCCGCCGGCAGCGGCCCTTCGCGGCAGCAGCTCGCGCTGTACCGCGCCTTCGAAGCGCAGGCGCTCGCCGGGACGATCGACGGCGACTTCCTGCTGTTAGGCGCCCAGCTGTACCGGCTGCCGGACGAATGTCCCGCGCTCGCCGGCCTGCGCGTCGTGCGGCCGGGGCTCCATCTCGGCGAGCTGAAGAAGGACCGGTTCGAGCCGAACCACGCGCTGGCGCTCGCCCTGCCGGCGGAGCGGTTCCGGCACCGGTACGAGCTCCGGGACGCCGGCGAACGCGCCGTCGACGCGTATTTGCGCGGCGAGACGCTGCCGAGCGACGGCGACCGGGGCTGGCTCGCCGTCACATATGACGGCTACCCCCTCGGCTGGGGCAAGGAATCCAAGGGGACGATAAAAAATTTCTACCCGAAGGGGCTTCGACGCATAGGAGCATTATAA
- a CDS encoding LLM class flavin-dependent oxidoreductase: MVKLSVLDQSHIGEGRTARDALDETTRLAQAAERFGYTRFWVSEHHGMPMLAHSSPEVLLAHLGAHTSRIRLGSGGVMLPHYSAYKVAENFRLLEALHPGRIDVGLGRAPGGMPIASRALQQDKRVDIDRYPEQVADLIGYLHDALPTDHPFARLAAMPAIPTAPDVWLLGSSDESARIAARQGLAFGFAQFFGVTEGERAMRLYREAFRPSAYLKEPMSLAAVLVICAETDEEANRLAFSSDLLFLKLELGQELRELPSVATAEDYPYTEYDLQRIRYGRQRRFVGTPERVKAELLAAGERYGTDEFMIVTPVHDENARIRSYELLADAFGVRT, from the coding sequence ATGGTGAAATTAAGCGTGCTGGATCAATCGCACATCGGGGAAGGCCGGACCGCGAGAGACGCGCTCGACGAGACGACGCGGCTCGCGCAGGCGGCCGAACGGTTCGGATATACGCGGTTCTGGGTATCGGAGCATCACGGCATGCCGATGCTCGCCCATTCGAGCCCGGAGGTGCTGCTGGCGCATCTCGGCGCCCATACATCGCGCATTCGCCTCGGCTCGGGCGGCGTCATGCTGCCGCACTACAGCGCTTATAAGGTCGCGGAAAACTTCCGCCTGCTCGAAGCGCTCCACCCGGGCCGCATCGACGTCGGCCTCGGCCGCGCGCCCGGCGGCATGCCGATCGCGTCGCGGGCGCTGCAGCAGGACAAGCGCGTCGACATCGACCGCTATCCGGAGCAGGTCGCCGACTTGATCGGCTATTTGCACGACGCGCTCCCGACGGATCATCCGTTCGCTCGGCTCGCCGCGATGCCCGCGATCCCGACGGCCCCCGACGTCTGGCTGCTCGGCTCGAGCGACGAAAGCGCCCGGATCGCCGCGCGGCAAGGGCTCGCGTTCGGCTTCGCGCAGTTTTTCGGCGTGACGGAGGGCGAACGCGCCATGCGGCTGTACCGCGAGGCGTTCCGGCCGTCCGCATACCTGAAGGAGCCGATGTCGCTCGCCGCGGTGCTCGTCATCTGCGCCGAAACGGACGAGGAGGCGAACCGGCTCGCGTTCAGCTCCGACCTCTTGTTCCTCAAGCTTGAGCTCGGGCAAGAGCTTCGGGAGCTGCCGTCCGTCGCGACGGCGGAGGATTACCCGTACACGGAGTACGACCTGCAGCGCATCCGGTACGGCCGCCAGCGCCGGTTCGTCGGCACGCCCGAGCGAGTGAAGGCGGAGCTGCTCGCCGCCGGGGAACGGTACGGGACCGACGAGTTCATGATCGTCACGCCCGTGCACGACGAGAATGCCCGCATCCGCTCGTACGAGCTGCTGGCCGACGCGTTCGGCGTTCGGACGTAA
- a CDS encoding CPBP family intramembrane glutamic endopeptidase encodes MWKTTGKVLLATVLFLVLNLVVSGGVGFVAAVMDAARSGGNVSPESITELLQSNPWLRTASFALSAASGVAAAAILYYAMERERTWTLGWRQRDWLPKLLLGLALGALLIVLAFLIAWIAGGIVIVDAALTSDVAVALLFDVVLFASVAVGEEVFSRGYVYGVVRRSGGVAAAALVSSALFALFHMNNPAVLSNAFPMLNLVLAGVMLALLREWSGGLWAPIGAHMTWNFVQGDVLGMAVSGVETPSILRVESLNDFVSGGAFGLEGSFAVTLATAGASLWLALAIRRRGSSPAAAPY; translated from the coding sequence ATGTGGAAAACAACGGGCAAAGTGCTGCTCGCTACGGTTTTGTTTCTTGTCCTCAATCTCGTCGTCAGCGGTGGGGTCGGTTTCGTCGCCGCTGTGATGGACGCGGCGCGAAGCGGCGGGAACGTGTCGCCCGAAAGCATTACGGAGCTGCTGCAGTCGAATCCGTGGCTCCGAACCGCCTCCTTCGCCTTGAGCGCCGCGAGCGGCGTCGCGGCGGCGGCGATTTTGTATTACGCCATGGAGCGGGAGCGGACGTGGACGCTCGGGTGGAGGCAGCGCGATTGGCTGCCTAAGCTGCTGCTCGGGTTGGCGCTAGGCGCGCTCTTGATCGTGCTGGCGTTCCTGATCGCATGGATCGCGGGCGGCATCGTCATCGTCGACGCCGCGCTGACATCCGACGTCGCCGTCGCGCTGCTGTTCGACGTCGTCCTGTTCGCTTCCGTCGCCGTCGGGGAAGAGGTGTTCAGCCGAGGTTACGTATACGGGGTCGTCCGCCGGTCGGGCGGCGTCGCCGCAGCCGCGTTGGTGTCGTCGGCGCTGTTCGCGTTGTTCCATATGAACAACCCGGCCGTCCTGTCGAACGCGTTCCCCATGCTCAACCTGGTGCTCGCCGGCGTTATGCTGGCACTGCTCCGCGAGTGGAGCGGCGGGCTGTGGGCGCCGATCGGCGCCCACATGACATGGAACTTCGTGCAGGGCGACGTGCTCGGCATGGCGGTGTCCGGCGTGGAGACGCCTTCGATCTTGCGGGTCGAGTCGCTGAACGACTTCGTGTCCGGCGGCGCCTTCGGCTTGGAGGGCAGCTTCGCGGTTACGCTCGCGACCGCGGGCGCATCGCTCTGGCTGGCGCTCGCGATCCGTAGGCGGGGGTCGTCTCCGGCGGCTGCTCCTTATTAA
- a CDS encoding UDP-glucose--hexose-1-phosphate uridylyltransferase, with the protein MTAETRGGVDAAYEVERLLQYALQKRLIEPLDLAYSRNAMLELLRLAEPYAGAAPDPALDSPVEPLERLLDYAAESGILEENTLTHRDLFDTRLMGCLMPRPSEVVREFRSIAGSGGVQAATDRFYAMSIDAAYIRMDRIRRNLYWRTPTDFGELEITVNLSKPEKDPREIALLKNAPSVAYPKCLLCADNVGYAGRLNHPARQNLRVIPLKLDGEDWFFQYSPYVYYNEHSIIFHSGHVPMQISDRTFDRLLDFLDQFPHYFIGSNADLPIVGGSILNHDHFQGGRHAFPEEKAPIARTFAHPELPDVRAGIVKWPMSVVRLVSFNRVQLRKAAVAMLAAWRAYSDESAEVRAFTGETPHNTITPIARLTPNGEYELDLVLRNNRTTEEHPEGLFHPHRELHHVKKENIGLIEVMGLAVLPGRLKEELEAIAALLTGQSSDDAWRADADHALHKHTAWIDRLLAAHGTALSASDAERLLQDEVGGIFLRVLTDAGVYKQDEKGQAAFAAFLASMGYRDNR; encoded by the coding sequence ATGACGGCGGAGACGCGCGGCGGGGTCGACGCCGCCTACGAGGTCGAGCGGCTGCTGCAGTACGCGCTGCAGAAGCGGCTCATCGAGCCGCTCGACCTCGCGTATTCGCGCAACGCGATGCTCGAGCTGCTCCGTCTGGCCGAGCCGTACGCCGGCGCCGCGCCGGATCCGGCCCTCGACTCGCCCGTCGAGCCGCTCGAACGGCTGCTCGATTACGCGGCCGAGTCAGGCATCCTCGAGGAGAACACGCTGACGCATCGAGACCTGTTCGATACGCGGCTTATGGGCTGCCTGATGCCGCGGCCGTCCGAGGTCGTGCGGGAGTTCCGGAGCATCGCCGGCAGCGGCGGGGTGCAGGCGGCGACCGACCGCTTCTACGCGATGTCGATCGACGCGGCGTACATTCGGATGGACCGTATCCGCCGCAATCTGTACTGGCGGACGCCGACGGACTTCGGCGAGCTCGAAATTACGGTGAACCTGTCCAAGCCGGAGAAGGACCCGCGGGAAATCGCGCTTCTGAAAAACGCGCCGTCGGTCGCGTATCCGAAATGTCTCCTGTGCGCGGACAACGTCGGCTACGCAGGGCGGCTGAATCACCCGGCCCGGCAAAATCTGCGCGTCATCCCGCTGAAGCTGGACGGGGAAGATTGGTTTTTCCAATATTCGCCGTACGTGTATTACAACGAGCACAGCATCATTTTCCATAGCGGTCATGTGCCCATGCAAATTTCGGATCGGACGTTCGATCGGCTGCTCGACTTCCTCGACCAGTTCCCGCATTACTTCATCGGCTCGAACGCGGATTTGCCGATCGTCGGCGGATCGATCTTGAATCACGACCACTTCCAGGGCGGGCGCCATGCGTTCCCCGAGGAGAAGGCGCCGATCGCGCGGACGTTCGCGCATCCGGAGCTGCCGGACGTGCGGGCCGGCATCGTGAAGTGGCCGATGTCCGTCGTGCGGCTCGTCTCGTTCAACCGGGTGCAGCTGCGCAAGGCGGCCGTGGCGATGCTCGCCGCATGGCGGGCGTACAGCGACGAGTCGGCAGAGGTGCGCGCCTTCACCGGCGAGACGCCGCACAATACGATTACGCCGATCGCGCGGCTGACGCCGAACGGCGAATACGAGCTCGACCTCGTGCTGCGCAACAACCGCACGACCGAAGAGCATCCGGAAGGCCTCTTCCACCCGCATCGCGAGCTGCACCACGTGAAGAAGGAAAACATCGGCCTGATCGAGGTTATGGGGCTCGCGGTGCTGCCGGGCCGCTTGAAGGAGGAGCTCGAAGCGATCGCCGCGCTGCTTACGGGGCAGTCCTCCGACGATGCTTGGCGGGCGGATGCCGATCATGCGCTGCACAAGCATACGGCTTGGATCGACCGGCTGCTCGCCGCGCACGGAACGGCGCTGTCCGCCTCGGACGCGGAGCGGCTGCTGCAGGACGAGGTCGGCGGCATCTTCCTTCGCGTCTTGACGGATGCGGGGGTATATAAGCAAGACGAGAAGGGACAGGCGGCGTTCGCCGCGTTCCTCGCGTCGATGGGATATCGCGACAACCGGTAA
- the galE gene encoding UDP-glucose 4-epimerase GalE: protein MAVLVTGGAGYIGSHTVAELLALGEDVVVVDSLETGHKEAVLGGKLYVCDLRDEAAMKKVFAENDIDAVIHFAANSLVGESMTNPGKYYHNNVYGTLCLLERMQEAGVKRIVFSSTAATYGNPERVPIEESDRTEPTNAYGETKLAMERMMRWFDTAHGIKYVSLRYFNAAGAHESGKIGEDHKPETHLVPVVLQVALGQREAISMFGDDYPTPDGTCIRDYIHVQDLADAHVLAVKKLREGGESGVYNLGNGRGYSVREVVEVARRVTGHPIPAKVEPRRAGDPAILVASSAATSAELGWQPKRAALEDIIASAWSWHQAHPNGYGDGSEPS from the coding sequence ATGGCGGTCTTAGTAACGGGAGGAGCCGGGTATATCGGCTCGCATACGGTAGCGGAGCTGCTGGCGCTCGGCGAGGACGTCGTCGTCGTCGACAGCCTGGAGACGGGCCACAAGGAAGCGGTGCTCGGAGGCAAGCTGTACGTCTGCGATCTGCGCGACGAGGCGGCCATGAAGAAGGTGTTCGCGGAAAACGACATCGACGCCGTCATCCACTTCGCCGCGAATTCGCTCGTCGGCGAGAGCATGACGAATCCGGGCAAATATTACCATAACAATGTGTATGGTACTTTATGTTTGCTGGAGCGGATGCAGGAAGCCGGCGTGAAGCGTATCGTCTTCTCGTCGACGGCGGCGACGTACGGCAATCCGGAGCGGGTGCCGATCGAAGAGAGCGACCGGACGGAGCCGACGAACGCGTACGGCGAGACGAAGCTCGCGATGGAGCGCATGATGCGCTGGTTCGACACGGCGCACGGCATCAAGTACGTGTCGCTGCGGTACTTCAACGCGGCGGGCGCGCACGAGAGCGGCAAGATCGGCGAAGACCACAAGCCCGAGACGCATCTCGTGCCGGTCGTGCTGCAGGTCGCGCTCGGGCAGCGCGAAGCGATCTCGATGTTCGGCGACGACTACCCGACGCCGGACGGCACGTGCATTCGCGATTACATCCATGTGCAGGATCTCGCCGACGCGCATGTGCTCGCGGTGAAGAAGCTGCGCGAGGGCGGCGAAAGCGGCGTGTACAATCTCGGCAACGGCCGCGGCTATTCGGTGCGCGAGGTCGTCGAGGTCGCGCGCCGCGTCACCGGCCATCCGATCCCGGCGAAGGTCGAGCCGCGCCGCGCGGGCGATCCGGCCATTCTCGTCGCTTCGTCGGCCGCTACCAGCGCGGAGCTCGGCTGGCAGCCGAAGCGCGCGGCGTTAGAGGACATCATCGCGAGCGCGTGGAGCTGGCATCAGGCACATCCGAACGGCTACGGCGACGGGAGCGAGCCGTCATGA
- a CDS encoding galactokinase: MADFQQLKEEFLRLFGGPEEGIQGFHAPGRVNLIGEHTDYNGGYVFPAALTFGTAMLARPRGDRSLGLASTNFPGSVKHFSIDELVYDEADDWMNYPKGMAAFLQQEGLSFSRGYDVLFSGAIPNGAGLSSSASIEVVTGFGLMAMEGVDPIDTVKLALLAQKVENKFVGVNCGIMDQFAVANGKKDHAILLMCDTLEYDLVPFNSGAYKLVISNTNKRRGLVDSEYNTRRSQCEQAVQALQSRIPGLKLLGELSLEQFEANEDAIVDAEVRKRARHVVEEIDRVKRAVAALREDDLIGFGALMNGSHESLRDLYEVSCKELDVLVEEARAIDGTLGSRMTGAGFGGCTVSLVHEDAIEKFKAQVGKNYTERTGLAAAFYVADIGDGVKAWRS; this comes from the coding sequence ATGGCGGATTTCCAGCAATTGAAAGAAGAGTTTCTGCGTCTGTTCGGCGGACCGGAGGAAGGCATCCAAGGCTTTCACGCGCCGGGGCGCGTCAATCTGATCGGCGAGCATACGGACTATAACGGCGGGTATGTGTTCCCGGCGGCGCTCACGTTCGGCACCGCGATGCTCGCAAGGCCTCGCGGCGATCGCTCGCTCGGCCTTGCGTCGACGAATTTCCCGGGATCGGTGAAACATTTTTCCATAGACGAGTTGGTCTATGACGAAGCGGACGACTGGATGAACTATCCGAAGGGGATGGCGGCGTTCCTGCAGCAAGAAGGCTTATCGTTCTCCCGCGGCTACGACGTCCTGTTCTCCGGGGCGATCCCGAACGGGGCGGGCCTCTCCTCCTCGGCGTCGATCGAAGTCGTGACCGGCTTCGGCCTGATGGCGATGGAAGGCGTCGACCCGATCGACACCGTGAAGCTCGCGCTGCTCGCCCAGAAGGTCGAAAACAAATTCGTCGGCGTCAACTGCGGCATCATGGACCAGTTCGCCGTCGCGAACGGCAAGAAGGATCACGCGATCCTGCTCATGTGCGACACGCTCGAATACGACCTCGTGCCGTTCAACAGCGGCGCTTACAAGCTCGTCATCTCGAACACGAACAAGCGCCGGGGGCTCGTCGACTCCGAGTACAACACGCGCCGTTCGCAATGCGAGCAAGCGGTGCAGGCGCTGCAGTCGCGCATCCCGGGGCTCAAGCTGCTAGGCGAGCTGTCGCTCGAACAATTCGAAGCGAACGAGGACGCGATCGTCGACGCGGAAGTGCGCAAGCGGGCGCGCCACGTCGTCGAAGAGATCGACCGCGTGAAGCGGGCGGTGGCCGCGCTGCGCGAAGACGATCTGATCGGCTTCGGCGCGCTGATGAACGGCTCGCACGAAAGTTTGCGCGACCTGTACGAGGTCAGCTGCAAGGAGCTCGACGTGCTCGTGGAAGAAGCGCGCGCCATCGACGGCACGCTCGGCTCCCGCATGACGGGCGCCGGCTTCGGCGGCTGCACGGTGTCGCTCGTGCATGAGGATGCGATCGAGAAGTTCAAAGCGCAGGTCGGCAAAAACTATACGGAGCGTACGGGGCTCGCGGCGGCGTTCTACGTCGCGGATATCGGAGACGGGGTGAAAGCATGGCGGTCTTAG
- a CDS encoding AraC family transcriptional regulator translates to MTQTQKPKPTYAVVSHPDPDAANRSLQVLFTGRSQTKPGHRLGPKVFDHFLIHYVESGRGVYTAEGREYALGAGDSFVIYPEALVSYAADEEEPWQYRWIAFKGEEAERLVAAGGVSPETPMARTREGARAAKWFERVMKTFRDKEAGAHLRANGCLQLLLAEYADARRAGEAADAAAKGADDDGPAAALTRQAIHYMTTQYAEPITIELMAESLGYNRAYLSRVFRERTGATPVAFLVRLRLDRARRLLRERPLLTVEQVASSVGFADALYFSKQFRRAYGQSPTEYRRSVKQY, encoded by the coding sequence ATGACGCAGACGCAGAAGCCGAAGCCCACGTACGCCGTCGTGTCCCATCCGGACCCCGACGCGGCGAACCGTTCGCTCCAGGTGCTGTTCACCGGCAGAAGTCAGACGAAGCCGGGCCACCGGCTCGGGCCGAAGGTGTTCGATCATTTCCTGATTCATTACGTGGAAAGCGGGAGAGGGGTATATACGGCCGAAGGCCGGGAGTATGCGTTGGGGGCCGGAGACAGCTTCGTCATCTACCCGGAGGCGCTCGTCAGCTACGCCGCCGACGAGGAGGAGCCGTGGCAATATCGCTGGATCGCGTTCAAGGGCGAAGAGGCGGAGCGGCTCGTCGCGGCTGGCGGCGTGTCGCCGGAGACGCCGATGGCGCGAACGCGCGAAGGCGCGCGCGCGGCGAAGTGGTTCGAACGGGTCATGAAGACGTTCCGGGACAAGGAGGCCGGCGCCCACCTGCGCGCGAACGGCTGCCTGCAGCTGCTGCTCGCGGAGTACGCGGACGCGAGGCGCGCGGGCGAGGCGGCGGACGCCGCCGCGAAGGGCGCCGACGACGACGGGCCCGCCGCGGCGTTGACGCGGCAGGCGATCCACTACATGACGACGCAGTACGCCGAGCCGATCACGATCGAGCTGATGGCGGAGAGCCTCGGGTACAACCGCGCCTACTTGTCGCGCGTCTTCCGCGAGCGCACCGGAGCGACGCCCGTCGCGTTCCTCGTCCGGCTCCGGCTCGACCGCGCCCGGCGGCTCTTGCGCGAGCGGCCCCTGCTGACGGTCGAGCAGGTGGCGTCGTCCGTCGGCTTCGCGGACGCGCTCTACTTCTCGAAACAGTTCCGCCGCGCGTACGGGCAATCTCCGACCGAGTACCGGCGGTCGGTCAAGCAGTACTAA
- a CDS encoding PQQ-dependent sugar dehydrogenase produces MFVWKMLALLAAAGLAGGCFAREEPGATAPPAATAPAEQAVETPSEPPAEEGDAPYAVLAEKLRTPWAIAFDGETMLVSEREGSVVRIGSDGSMVRKPVVVKPGVAASGESGFLGFALAPDFAETKTAFAYHTYEANGRMRNRIVALEEQEEAWVEKGELLSGIPGSRIHDGGRLAIGPDGHLYATTGDAGEEALAQDLNSLAGKILRLTTDGGVPADNPFPGSYVYSYGHRNVQGVAWTAEGVMYASEHGPSGDPGGHDEINLIEAGGNYGWPDVYGDREKNGMIPPLYHSGEPPAIAPSGIAVAENGALLVATLRGEALLRFDPARPTPSGEPLDGVARGYGRLRDVAVRDGYAYVLTNNTDGRGTPGPTDDRLLRFELP; encoded by the coding sequence ATGTTCGTTTGGAAAATGCTCGCCCTGCTCGCGGCGGCCGGCCTCGCGGGCGGCTGCTTCGCGCGGGAGGAGCCGGGAGCGACCGCGCCGCCGGCGGCGACGGCGCCGGCGGAGCAGGCGGTCGAGACGCCGTCCGAGCCGCCCGCGGAGGAGGGCGACGCGCCTTACGCCGTGCTCGCCGAGAAGCTGCGGACGCCGTGGGCGATCGCGTTCGACGGCGAGACGATGCTCGTCAGCGAGCGGGAAGGAAGCGTCGTGCGGATCGGCTCGGACGGCAGCATGGTACGCAAGCCGGTCGTCGTGAAGCCGGGCGTCGCCGCGAGCGGCGAATCGGGCTTCCTCGGCTTCGCGCTCGCGCCGGATTTCGCCGAAACGAAGACGGCGTTCGCGTACCATACGTACGAAGCGAACGGACGGATGCGGAACCGGATCGTCGCGCTGGAGGAGCAGGAGGAGGCGTGGGTCGAGAAGGGGGAGCTGCTCTCGGGCATCCCAGGTTCGCGCATCCACGACGGCGGGCGGCTCGCGATCGGACCGGACGGGCATCTGTACGCGACGACCGGCGACGCGGGCGAAGAAGCGCTCGCACAGGACCTTAATAGCCTCGCGGGGAAGATCTTGCGTCTGACGACGGACGGCGGCGTGCCCGCGGACAATCCGTTCCCGGGGTCCTACGTGTACTCGTACGGGCACCGCAACGTACAAGGCGTCGCGTGGACCGCGGAAGGCGTCATGTACGCCTCGGAGCACGGCCCGTCCGGCGACCCCGGCGGCCACGACGAGATCAACCTTATCGAGGCGGGCGGCAATTACGGCTGGCCGGACGTCTACGGCGATAGGGAGAAGAACGGCATGATCCCGCCGTTGTACCATTCCGGCGAGCCGCCGGCGATCGCGCCGTCGGGCATCGCCGTCGCCGAGAACGGCGCGCTGCTCGTCGCGACGCTGCGCGGCGAAGCGCTGCTGCGCTTCGACCCGGCGCGGCCGACGCCCTCGGGCGAACCGCTCGACGGGGTCGCCCGGGGCTACGGCCGGCTGCGCGACGTCGCCGTGCGGGACGGCTACGCCTACGTCCTGACGAACAACACCGACGGCCGCGGGACGCCCGGGCCGACGGACGACCGGCTGCTCCGTTTCGAGCTGCCTTAG